Below is a window of Planctomycetota bacterium DNA.
ATCACCGGCCCGATCGAGCAGCCGAAAGTCGTCAAGACCGACGCCGAGTGGCGCGAGCAGCTCGGCAGCGAGGAGACGTTTCGCGTCGCCCGCGGCAAGGGCACCGAACGCCCCTTCTGCGGCACGCTCCTCGACAACAAACTCGACGGCGTTTATTGCTGCGTTTCGTGCCAGCTGCCGCTCTACGACAGCAAGGCCAAGTTCAACAGCGGCACCGGATGGCCGAGCTTCTTCCAGCCCGTGGGCGACAACGTCGAGGTCGAGGAAGACCGCAGTCACGGAATGATCCGCACCGAAATCCTCTGCCGACGCTGCGACTGTCACCTCGGCCACGTCTTTCCTGACGGCCCGCCGCCGACGGGGCTTCGTCACTGCGTCAACAGCGAGTCGCTAGTCTTTGTCGCTCGTGACGACCTCAAGTCGCTCGCCGCGTGAGCAGAAGCCGACGCGGCAGCACCGTGTCGAAGTCCACAGATCGTCCGTGGCCGACGGGAACACCGGT
It encodes the following:
- the msrB gene encoding peptide-methionine (R)-S-oxide reductase MsrB; the encoded protein is MTGPIEQPKVVKTDAEWREQLGSEETFRVARGKGTERPFCGTLLDNKLDGVYCCVSCQLPLYDSKAKFNSGTGWPSFFQPVGDNVEVEEDRSHGMIRTEILCRRCDCHLGHVFPDGPPPTGLRHCVNSESLVFVARDDLKSLAA